In Penaeus monodon isolate SGIC_2016 chromosome 41, NSTDA_Pmon_1, whole genome shotgun sequence, a single genomic region encodes these proteins:
- the LOC119598294 gene encoding probable 28S ribosomal protein S25, mitochondrial, translated as MPFMKGRAPIRRTLKYLESSRLVLKERVKVLTVNYNTHGNHHQGAREFVFWHLPQLQYKNPLVQVATFKNLTPTPFVRIFLENGEDILVDVDSKSRSEIHDHLKTIICKSESTLQREARELEINPANFGWGCDRQCICEIPGQVPCPGIIPMPNHMRGKYKFGENFD; from the exons ATGCCGTTTATGAAAGGAAGAGCTCCCATACGGCGCACGTTGAAGTATCTCGAGTCGTCACGCCTCGTCCTCAAGGAGCGAGTCAAG GTGTTAACTGTGAACTACAACACACATGGTAACCATCACCAGGGTGCACGAGAATTTGTCTTCTGGCACCTTCCGCAGTTACAGTACAAGAATCCACTAGTTCAG GTTGCCACATTCAAAAACTTGACACCCACACCTTTTGTCCGTATTTTCCTTGAAAATGGAGAGGACATTTTGGTTGATGTGGATTCAAAGTCTCGTTCAGAAATCCATGATCATTTAAAGACAATCATCTGCAAGTCAGAGAGCACTTTGCAAAGGGAAGCCAGAGAACTTGAGATAAACCCAGCTAACTTTGGCTGGGGATGTGATCGTCAGTGCATCTGCGAAATCCCGGGCCAAGTGCCCTGCCCTGGCATTATCCCTATGCCCAATCACATGCGAGGAAAATACAAGTTTGGTGAAAACTTTGACTAA